A genomic window from Solanum dulcamara chromosome 11, daSolDulc1.2, whole genome shotgun sequence includes:
- the LOC129874204 gene encoding LOW QUALITY PROTEIN: NDR1/HIN1-like protein 26 (The sequence of the model RefSeq protein was modified relative to this genomic sequence to represent the inferred CDS: inserted 1 base in 1 codon) yields the protein MSPEFGHALQPQEXTLISTMYPAKMDNTHELPVYVDQDHPVRRPVYVDQDHPVRRHHSARYYAHHIKESLTTRVSKLVCTIFLTLLSILGIIAFILWLGLRPHRPRIFLHDFSIPAISQGIGPESAQINFNVTARNSNQVIGIFYDAMQMTATYQEQSIGNSQLLTPFYQLPKNTTVLAGTFSGPMVTVTGTQWQQMLDDRSRGTVVFRVELTARIRFKIWSWKSKHHRMHANCPVGVGQDGMILAGYIDKRCPEYFN from the exons ATGTCACCTGAATTTGGTCATGCTCTTCAACCTCAAG CAACATTAATCTCAACCATGTATCCTGCGAAAATGGATAACACGCACGAGTTGCCTGTTTATGTAGATCAAGACCACCCTGTAAGGAGGCCTGTTTATGTAGATCAAGACCACCCTGTAAGGAGGCACCACTCGGCTCGATACTACGCTCACCATATTAAAGAGAGTCTAACTACTAGAGTATCCAAATTAGTTTGTACAATTTTCCTAACCCTTCTTTCTATTCTTGGAATCATCGCGTTTATTTTATGGCTAGGTTTGCGCCCTCATCGTCCAAGAATTTTCCTACATGACTTCTCAATTCCAGCTATAAGTCAGGGAATTGGACCTGAAAGTGCCCAAATCAACTTTAATGTGACAGCACGAAATTCAAATCAAGTTATTGGGATCTTTTATGATGCAATGCAGATGACAGCAACTTATCAAGAACAGAGTATTGGGAATTCCCAATTGTTGACTCCATTTTATCAGCTACCTAAAAACACTACTGTTCTTGCGGGTACATTTTCTGGACCCATGGTCACGGTGACCGGAACACAGTGGCAGCAAATGCTTGATGACCGGTCTCGAGGAACGGTGGTTTTCAGGGTAGAATTAACAGCGAGGATTCGATTTAAGATATGGTCGTGGAAAAGTAAACATCATAGGATGCATGCTAATTGTCCTGTTGGAGTAGGACAAGATGGTATGATCTTGGCTGGTTACATAGATAAGAGATGTCCAGAATATTTCAATTAG